One region of Arthrobacter sp. StoSoilB22 genomic DNA includes:
- a CDS encoding helix-turn-helix domain-containing protein, with protein sequence MIRTTARSSSAGPPGSDPDYTDEVTVNNETSQASGDVPRRKRAEKTVVITDPKAIRALAHAARLEVISELYATQVSHTATELAARTGLTPSAMSYHLRALQKWGIVAPAENAGDARERRWKAAGTDFTISGGSVASPEIAVVDLELDAFRRRASAFARARGERRQRGETGEEPAAVVLSSNLLYLTNPQRRELLDRIRAVLREYELEDPTQIPEGAERVATLWSMIPDDRLAPGQ encoded by the coding sequence ATGATCCGGACTACGGCGCGCTCATCAAGTGCCGGACCTCCGGGAAGTGACCCTGACTACACTGATGAAGTGACTGTGAACAACGAAACATCCCAAGCGTCAGGAGACGTTCCTCGACGGAAACGTGCCGAGAAGACGGTTGTGATCACCGATCCCAAGGCCATCCGTGCTTTGGCGCATGCCGCCCGGCTGGAGGTCATCTCTGAGCTGTACGCCACACAGGTCAGCCACACAGCCACCGAACTCGCTGCCAGGACAGGCCTGACGCCCAGTGCAATGAGCTACCACCTCAGGGCTCTCCAAAAGTGGGGCATCGTGGCTCCGGCGGAAAATGCGGGCGACGCCAGGGAACGCCGCTGGAAGGCAGCGGGAACAGACTTCACCATCTCCGGAGGCAGCGTCGCCAGTCCTGAGATAGCCGTCGTGGACCTTGAGCTGGATGCCTTCCGACGCAGGGCTTCTGCATTCGCCAGGGCCCGCGGCGAACGCCGGCAGCGGGGGGAAACCGGGGAAGAACCGGCAGCGGTTGTTCTCTCCAGCAACTTGTTGTATCTGACCAACCCGCAGCGCAGGGAACTTTTGGACAGAATCCGCGCGGTTCTGCGGGAGTACGAACTTGAGGATCCCACTCAGATACCCGAAGGTGCCGAACGTGTGGCAACCTTGTGGTCAATGATCCCGGACGACCGCTTAGCGCCCGGTCAGTAA
- a CDS encoding methyltransferase has translation MTDTASSFTSGNTDDAPRSDQPQLLSALAADLRALSYTVDGVAELLGTSASEALGRDQLIPALLASERHMDSQDPALRSSAVVVRLWLLAVPQSVADIDSALPGIRTHGLAELGLVTVDSGVVKAKVDLRPYGWDANADGSGGAELWVASDLAAHQQPGVLRHDHVLGIGRASTTLVQTTVRKHIKRALDVGTGCGIQTFHLLHHCDHVTATDISERALAFTRFNLLLNAAELELDPENLEGRVSLRHGSLLEPVAGEQFGLVVSNPPFVITPRTGGESSSDQFTYRDGGLPGDDIVASLVQSLAEVLEPGGIAQMLGNWEITSGSDWKDRPQAWLRNSGLDVWFIQREQVGPEQYAETWLQDASQNREDGQYQDAYAAYLDDFSSRDVEGIGFGMIWLRRPAQALGAVINRFEEITYPIEQPIGPHLGAAVERADWAAAHSVSLAHLVVAEDVTEERHQRPGAAHPGVILLRQGAGLRRTNLLSTELAGFVSACDGQLSVRQITSALVSLLGGGEGFDEEAFREGLFRDVTNLVLDGFLLPDPEQVGE, from the coding sequence GTGACTGACACAGCTTCCTCCTTTACCTCCGGCAACACTGACGATGCTCCCCGCAGCGACCAACCCCAACTGCTGTCGGCGCTCGCCGCGGACCTTCGTGCACTCTCCTACACAGTGGATGGTGTGGCTGAACTTCTGGGGACCTCCGCCTCTGAAGCACTCGGCAGGGACCAGCTCATCCCTGCTCTGCTGGCCAGCGAGCGGCACATGGACTCTCAGGACCCGGCCCTCCGATCGTCGGCAGTTGTCGTTCGCCTGTGGTTGTTGGCCGTTCCGCAGTCTGTGGCGGACATCGATTCCGCTCTCCCCGGCATCCGCACTCATGGGCTTGCGGAACTGGGGCTCGTCACAGTGGATTCAGGGGTGGTCAAGGCCAAAGTGGACCTGCGCCCTTACGGCTGGGACGCCAATGCAGACGGCAGTGGCGGCGCGGAACTCTGGGTTGCCAGCGACCTCGCAGCCCACCAACAGCCGGGAGTGTTGAGGCATGATCATGTCCTGGGGATCGGGCGCGCCTCCACCACGCTGGTGCAGACCACAGTCAGGAAGCACATCAAACGAGCGCTGGACGTGGGCACCGGCTGCGGTATCCAAACGTTCCACTTGCTCCATCACTGCGACCATGTGACGGCCACGGACATTTCCGAGAGGGCACTCGCTTTCACACGCTTTAATCTTCTGTTGAACGCTGCGGAACTGGAGCTGGACCCCGAAAACCTGGAGGGCAGGGTGAGCCTGCGGCATGGGTCGCTTCTGGAACCGGTGGCAGGGGAACAGTTCGGCCTGGTGGTGTCCAATCCGCCCTTCGTCATCACTCCGCGAACGGGTGGTGAATCCTCCTCCGACCAGTTCACCTACCGCGACGGCGGGCTTCCGGGGGACGACATCGTGGCTTCCCTTGTACAGTCCCTGGCGGAGGTCCTGGAGCCCGGCGGCATAGCGCAGATGCTGGGCAACTGGGAGATAACCTCTGGTTCGGACTGGAAGGACCGGCCCCAGGCATGGCTTAGGAACTCAGGTTTGGACGTCTGGTTTATTCAACGGGAACAGGTTGGCCCTGAGCAGTACGCGGAGACGTGGCTTCAGGATGCTTCCCAGAACCGCGAGGACGGGCAATACCAGGACGCGTACGCGGCATATTTGGATGATTTTTCTTCCAGGGACGTTGAGGGAATCGGATTCGGCATGATCTGGTTGCGTCGCCCGGCGCAAGCGCTCGGGGCCGTCATCAACCGCTTCGAGGAAATCACGTACCCGATCGAACAACCCATCGGTCCCCATCTCGGCGCCGCCGTGGAACGGGCTGACTGGGCTGCTGCACATTCAGTTTCCTTGGCGCACTTGGTGGTTGCCGAGGATGTCACGGAGGAAAGGCACCAACGTCCAGGGGCTGCCCATCCGGGGGTCATCCTGCTCCGGCAAGGGGCAGGGCTTCGGCGGACCAACCTGCTGAGCACCGAACTCGCCGGTTTCGTCTCCGCATGCGACGGCCAATTGTCCGTCCGGCAGATCACTTCGGCCTTGGTATCGCTCCTGGGCGGGGGCGAGGGCTTCGATGAAGAGGCTTTCCGCGAAGGACTCTTCCGCGACGTCACCAACCTGGTGTTGGACGGATTCCTCCTTCCGGACCCGGAGCAGGTGGGCGAATGA